One window from the genome of Micromonospora aurantiaca ATCC 27029 encodes:
- a CDS encoding carbohydrate ABC transporter permease — protein sequence MTRLWSASRLTYLALTLSAILSIFPIYWMFVVASRTSDTMGQVPPPLTPGGNLGANIARLFDNTDAYFLTGLINSAIVATTVTISVVFFSTLAGFAFAKLRFRGRNALLLVIVATMMVPTQLGVIPLYLLMTKLNWNDRLPAVIVPALVTGFGVFMMRQYAGQAVSTELIEAARMDGCNTARIYWNVVLPALRPAAAVLGLLTFMTTWNDFLWPYAVLNDPENPTVQLSLRALSDGYYQDMSQVFTGTAIATLPLLLVFVVFGRQIIGGIMEGAVKA from the coding sequence ATGACCCGCCTCTGGTCGGCAAGCCGGCTCACCTACCTGGCGCTGACGCTCTCGGCCATCCTGTCGATCTTTCCGATCTACTGGATGTTCGTGGTGGCCAGCCGGACCAGCGACACGATGGGGCAGGTGCCGCCGCCGCTCACGCCCGGCGGCAACCTCGGCGCCAACATCGCCCGGCTGTTCGACAACACCGACGCGTACTTCCTGACCGGCCTGATCAACTCGGCGATCGTGGCCACCACCGTCACGATCTCGGTGGTGTTCTTCTCCACGCTGGCCGGGTTCGCGTTCGCCAAGCTGCGCTTCCGCGGGCGCAACGCGCTGCTGCTGGTCATCGTCGCCACCATGATGGTCCCCACCCAGCTCGGCGTGATCCCGCTCTACCTGCTGATGACGAAACTGAACTGGAACGACCGGCTGCCCGCCGTGATCGTGCCGGCGCTGGTGACCGGCTTCGGCGTGTTCATGATGCGCCAGTACGCGGGCCAGGCGGTCAGCACCGAGCTGATCGAGGCGGCGCGGATGGACGGCTGCAACACCGCGCGGATCTACTGGAACGTGGTGCTGCCCGCGCTGCGCCCGGCCGCCGCCGTCCTCGGCCTGCTCACGTTCATGACCACCTGGAACGACTTCCTGTGGCCGTACGCGGTGCTGAACGACCCGGAGAACCCGACGGTGCAGCTGTCGCTGCGGGCCCTCTCCGACGGGTACTACCAGGACATGTCGCAGGTGTTCACCGGCACGGCGATCGCCACGCTGCCGCTGCTGCTGGTGTTCGTCGTCTTCGGCCGCCAGATCATCGGCGGCATCATGGAAGGTGCGGTCAAGGCATGA
- a CDS encoding carbohydrate ABC transporter permease, translated as MAVQLDARPPVAPAPRPTRPGLGNRLSRIDTKYSPYLFIAPFFLLFGVFGAYPLAYTFWVSLHDWDLLGAEHPFIGFDNYTQLLADSDFWHSVVNTLGIFVISTVPQLLAALWLANLLNRQLRARTTWRMAVLIPNVTSTAAVAIVFAVLFGREFGMINWLLDHVGINAIDWKANRFAAWVAISTMVDWRWTGYNALIFLAAMQAIPRDLYESAAIDGAGRARQFWSITVPLLKPTIIFAVIISTIGGLQLFTEPRMFNSGTNAIRGGPLRESQTVTMYMFENAFAPHYNFGYGSAVAWLLFALIAVVAAINVLLLRRLGGGSRKEVSR; from the coding sequence ATGGCCGTCCAGCTCGACGCCCGCCCGCCGGTCGCACCGGCACCCCGCCCCACCCGTCCCGGCCTGGGCAACCGGCTCAGCCGGATCGACACCAAGTACTCGCCGTACCTGTTCATCGCCCCGTTCTTCCTGCTGTTCGGCGTCTTCGGGGCGTACCCGCTGGCGTACACGTTCTGGGTCTCGCTGCACGACTGGGACCTGCTCGGCGCCGAGCACCCGTTCATCGGCTTCGACAACTACACCCAGCTGCTCGCCGACTCGGACTTCTGGCACTCGGTCGTCAACACGCTGGGCATCTTCGTGATCTCCACGGTCCCCCAGCTGCTCGCAGCGCTCTGGCTGGCCAACCTGCTCAACCGGCAGCTGCGCGCCCGTACCACCTGGCGGATGGCGGTGCTGATCCCGAACGTCACGTCGACCGCCGCCGTGGCGATCGTGTTCGCGGTGCTGTTCGGCCGCGAGTTCGGCATGATCAACTGGCTGCTCGACCACGTCGGGATCAACGCGATCGACTGGAAGGCGAACCGGTTCGCCGCCTGGGTCGCCATCTCCACCATGGTCGACTGGCGCTGGACCGGCTACAACGCGCTGATCTTCCTGGCCGCCATGCAGGCCATCCCCCGCGACCTGTACGAGTCGGCGGCGATCGACGGCGCCGGCCGGGCCCGGCAGTTCTGGTCAATCACGGTGCCGCTGCTCAAGCCGACGATCATCTTCGCGGTCATCATCTCCACCATCGGCGGCCTCCAGCTCTTCACCGAGCCGCGGATGTTCAACTCCGGCACCAACGCGATCCGCGGCGGGCCGCTGCGGGAGTCGCAGACGGTGACCATGTACATGTTCGAGAACGCCTTCGCGCCGCACTACAACTTCGGCTACGGCTCGGCAGTCGCCTGGCTGCTGTTCGCGCTCATCGCTGTGGTCGCGGCGATCAACGTCCTGCTCCTGCGCCGGCTCGGCGGCGGCTCCCGCAAGGAGGTCTCCCGATGA
- a CDS encoding extracellular solute-binding protein — MLTFTRRRLAAVALVAATALLGTTACGGGDDAAADGPITLTVDVFGQFGYADLYQEYMASHPGVKIVERGTGGNLDEYSPKLTQWLAAGKGAGDVVAIEEGLLVEYKANPQNFVNLLDHGAADLKGNFLDWKWNQGLTADGKQLIGLGTDVGGMAMCYRKDLFAKAGLPTDRDAVSKLWPTWQDYIKVGEQFTAKKTGASFLDAATNTFNTILLQTAGNSSGYSYYDTGNNLVVGSNPAVKQAYDTTMDIIDSGLSGKYGSWSEEWVSAFKQSKFATIACPAWMTGVIEGNAGAAAKGKWDIAQIPGNGGNWGGSFLAVPKQSKHQAEAIELAKFLTSAKGQIGAFKAKGPLPSSPQALEDPAIIDSKNAYFSEAPVGKIFAEGAKSLKPVYMGPKNQAVRTEVENAVRSVELGKRSPEQGWTDAVANAEKAAAK; from the coding sequence ATGCTCACCTTCACGCGCCGCCGCCTGGCGGCGGTGGCCCTGGTGGCCGCCACCGCACTGCTCGGCACCACCGCCTGCGGCGGCGGCGACGATGCCGCCGCCGACGGGCCGATAACGCTCACCGTCGACGTCTTCGGCCAGTTCGGTTACGCCGACCTCTACCAGGAGTACATGGCCAGCCACCCCGGCGTGAAGATCGTCGAGCGGGGCACCGGAGGCAACCTCGACGAGTACTCCCCGAAGCTCACCCAGTGGCTCGCCGCGGGCAAGGGCGCCGGTGACGTGGTGGCCATCGAGGAGGGCCTGCTCGTCGAGTACAAGGCCAACCCGCAGAACTTCGTCAACCTGCTCGACCACGGCGCGGCCGACCTGAAGGGCAACTTCCTCGACTGGAAGTGGAACCAGGGGCTCACCGCCGACGGCAAGCAGCTCATCGGCCTCGGCACCGACGTCGGCGGCATGGCGATGTGCTACCGCAAGGACCTGTTCGCCAAGGCCGGCCTGCCCACCGACCGCGACGCGGTGTCCAAGCTCTGGCCCACCTGGCAGGACTACATCAAGGTCGGCGAGCAGTTCACCGCGAAGAAGACGGGCGCCTCGTTCCTGGACGCCGCGACGAACACGTTCAACACGATCCTGCTCCAGACCGCCGGCAACAGCAGCGGCTACAGCTACTACGACACCGGCAACAACCTCGTCGTGGGCAGCAACCCGGCGGTGAAGCAGGCGTACGACACCACGATGGACATCATCGACTCGGGGCTGTCCGGCAAGTACGGCTCCTGGTCCGAGGAGTGGGTGTCGGCGTTCAAGCAGTCGAAGTTCGCCACCATCGCCTGCCCGGCCTGGATGACCGGCGTGATCGAGGGCAACGCCGGCGCCGCCGCCAAGGGCAAGTGGGACATCGCCCAGATCCCCGGCAACGGCGGCAACTGGGGCGGCTCGTTCCTCGCCGTGCCGAAGCAGAGCAAGCACCAGGCCGAGGCGATCGAACTGGCCAAGTTCCTGACCAGCGCCAAGGGTCAGATCGGCGCGTTCAAGGCGAAGGGCCCGCTGCCCTCGTCCCCGCAGGCGCTGGAGGATCCGGCGATCATCGACTCGAAGAACGCCTACTTCTCCGAGGCACCGGTCGGGAAGATCTTCGCCGAGGGCGCCAAGAGCCTGAAGCCGGTCTACATGGGACCGAAGAACCAGGCCGTACGCACCGAGGTCGAGAACGCCGTCCGCAGCGTGGAGCTGGGCAAGCGCTCCCCGGAGCAGGGCTGGACCGACGCGGTCGCCAACGCCGAGAAGGCCGCCGCCAAGTAA